The Kribbella sp. NBC_00662 nucleotide sequence CGGCCGCGCAGCCGCGGCAGGGACACGCGGCGCGCATCGTTCGTGTTCGGATCCGCCATGCCGTCGACCAGCGAGCGCACCGCCCGACGCGCCCGGGCGTGCATCCGGAATCCACCTAACGCGGGCAGAGAGAGCACCGCGGTCCGCTGGTCTGAATCGATCTCGACCAGCAGGTGCCGGCCCTCGTGGTCGTGGAGTGGAAGTTCGGTCAGACCGACGACGAGGTCCCAGTCCCGTTGATGAGCCCGTTTCTGCAGCCGACCGATCGCAGCGTCGACGTCCTCGGAGCCTGTGGTGAACGGCTCACTCACGACGGTGATGTCCCACGTGGCGCTGCCATCGACCGGGCCAAGGTCAGTCAGGCGTTGCGCGACCGCGGTCGGTGCGGCTGGATCAGCGACAAGCCCCACCCGGATCGAGTCCATACCGGTTCGGTACCCACGACTCCGATGCACACACCGACGACGTCCGCAGCGGCGAGCGCGGGCCGAGGAGAAGTCGCAACTCAGTCGTTCAGGCGTTCTACCGATCCGCCGGGGACGAGTTGGGCGGGGAGGTAGCGGACGACGGGTGAACCCGGCAGCGGGGGGCCGGAGTTGTCGAGGCGGCGGCGGAGCAGGTCGGCGGCGCTGGTTGCGATGTCCTCAGTGGGCTGGGCGATGACGGTGAGGCGCGGGACCGTGGCCTGTGCGAGCTCGGCGCCGTCGAAGCCGACCAGTGAGATGTCGCGGCCCAGGCGGAGGCCTGACTCGTTGATCGCGATCAGGGCGCCGAGTGTGAGCTCGTAGTTGGCGCAGAAGATCGCGGTCGGTCGGTTGCGCATGGCAAGGAAGCCGCTGATCGAGTCATGTCCGGTGCGAACGACGAGCGGACCGCGCGCCTCGTACTCCGGGGACAGGTCGACGCCCGCCTCCGCGAGCCGTTCGGTGAAACCCGACGCCCGCAGACGCATGGTGGACACCGACGGATGCCCGGTCACGATGGCGATACGCCGATGCCCGTGATCCAGCAGCAGACGAGCAGCCATCGCGCCCGCACCGGCATTGTCGAGAAAGACCCCATCGGTGTGGAGTTCGTCCGCCGCCCAGTCGATGAGCACCACCGGCACCCGCTGCATCGCCGTACGGAGCGGCTCGATGTCATGACCGGAC carries:
- a CDS encoding LacI family DNA-binding transcriptional regulator — encoded protein: MATYKDIQRETGLSLATISKYFNGRTVLESNRVAIEAAAAALDFRPNAMARGLRSRRSGTIGVVLPALNNDFHLTIIAGVEAALRSAGINVIVAASPSGQEDTVGLLLSQMVDGIIAVPSGHDIEPLRTAMQRVPVVLIDWAADELHTDGVFLDNAGAGAMAARLLLDHGHRRIAIVTGHPSVSTMRLRASGFTERLAEAGVDLSPEYEARGPLVVRTGHDSISGFLAMRNRPTAIFCANYELTLGALIAINESGLRLGRDISLVGFDGAELAQATVPRLTVIAQPTEDIATSAADLLRRRLDNSGPPLPGSPVVRYLPAQLVPGGSVERLND